A genomic stretch from Bacteroidota bacterium includes:
- a CDS encoding glycosyltransferase family 9 protein, producing the protein MSEPLRILVVRTDRIGDVVLTLPMVDILKLNHPDAYIAMMVRRYTSELVQNSTSVDETILYDDTNGLVPFCKMLKILRRHKFDVAFIAFPRFRIALLLFLAGVKFRVGSGYRLYSLLFNKRIFEHRKDAKKHELEYNLSLLDAVGISLKKVEQPWIMVGEELARNVKQRLENIGINSSDKIVIIHPGSGGSSRDWGIEKFAELGKKISVLQDVKIVITGGLNEHQLVENLKRAIGGNVVGKAGEFSLLEFAALAKLAELFISNSTGTIHIAAAVGTNVIGFYPQITALSPQRWGPYTEKKKVFTPSGKPADCNKCKNGKIRCECMDTISADEVFEAAKNFLNQQNKRIGK; encoded by the coding sequence ATGAGCGAACCCCTGCGCATTTTAGTAGTCAGAACCGACAGGATTGGAGATGTCGTCCTAACGCTTCCTATGGTCGATATACTCAAACTAAATCATCCTGATGCTTATATAGCTATGATGGTCAGGAGATATACATCGGAGCTTGTTCAAAATTCTACAAGTGTCGATGAAACGATTTTATACGACGACACTAATGGACTTGTACCTTTTTGTAAAATGTTGAAAATTCTTCGCCGTCATAAGTTTGATGTAGCTTTTATAGCATTCCCCCGGTTCAGAATAGCGCTCCTCCTTTTTTTGGCTGGAGTTAAATTCCGTGTTGGTTCAGGTTATAGATTGTATTCGCTTCTTTTCAACAAACGGATATTCGAGCACAGGAAAGATGCAAAGAAACACGAACTCGAATATAACTTGAGTTTGTTAGATGCGGTTGGAATCTCTTTAAAAAAAGTAGAACAGCCCTGGATTATGGTTGGTGAAGAATTAGCCCGGAATGTTAAACAGAGGTTAGAAAATATTGGAATAAATTCTTCAGATAAAATTGTGATAATACATCCCGGCAGCGGAGGTTCATCTCGCGATTGGGGCATCGAAAAATTTGCAGAGCTTGGCAAAAAAATATCGGTGCTTCAAGATGTAAAAATAGTAATCACCGGCGGGTTGAACGAACATCAACTTGTTGAAAATTTGAAGCGGGCAATCGGGGGGAATGTTGTGGGAAAAGCGGGGGAATTTTCGCTTTTGGAATTTGCAGCATTAGCAAAATTAGCTGAGTTATTTATCAGTAATTCAACCGGAACAATTCATATTGCAGCGGCTGTCGGAACGAATGTTATCGGCTTCTATCCGCAAATCACGGCATTAAGTCCGCAGCGTTGGGGTCCATACACTGAGAAGAAAAAAGTATTTACTCCATCCGGCAAACCGGCTGACTGTAACAAATGTAAAAATGGAAAAATAAGATGTGAGTGTATGGATACTATTTCGGCAGATGAAGTTTTTGAAGCTGCGAAAAATTTTCTTAATCAACAGAATAAAAGAATTGGAAAATAA
- the dnaG gene encoding DNA primase, protein MRLSQEKIEEIRNAIDIVEFIGSFVKLKKRGKNYIGLCPFHNEKTPSFNVSPDKQMYHCFGCSVGGNAFTFLMEMEKISFIEAARSLAEMAGIQLPAYSPETEDAAREQEDLYAICRMGALFFYNNLISTTEGKFALDYLRKRGLTEETIKMFGLGYSPNSWDGLIQHAESQKIQLEYLEKVGLVRKREDGSYYDYFRGRAMFPVFSTTGRVIGFGARKIYDDDQLAKYINSPETPIYNKSRVLYGIHQAKEAMREKDFVILVEGYTDHLKTFQAGFKNVVASSGTALTVEQIQLIARYTKNITIVYDADSAGSKATMRGVDLVLENDLDVRVAKLPTPEDPDSYIEKFGREKFQNLIQNSISFIDFMAQAFETEGYFKTPEGQTKAVRKIIQTIAKIKDSIKRNFYIQDVAEKYGLYESVLQKELEKYIKDDLRRSETFTNIQDEISSPPTELDMANLSEDSGFNGNRNTEDVDEVPKSERDLLHAILNGGNDIAGFVFQYLTPEQFTNKHSSMLANILKILHETNEQIDAPSVFNYVSGDTQISAEDLEKLKHFITELIFSKYQLSSRWEEDGVEVAKGDARQIARDAIRAIYKNEIQKQLTYNQFLMKEAAKRGEDLTQYLNKHNELVQEKKFIKENKIIDPPLHSASDD, encoded by the coding sequence TTGCGACTATCACAGGAAAAAATAGAAGAAATCAGGAATGCAATCGACATTGTTGAGTTCATCGGTTCATTTGTAAAGCTGAAGAAGCGTGGGAAAAACTATATTGGTTTGTGCCCGTTTCATAACGAGAAAACACCTTCGTTTAACGTTTCGCCCGACAAACAGATGTATCATTGTTTCGGATGCAGTGTCGGCGGTAATGCGTTCACCTTTTTGATGGAGATGGAAAAAATTTCCTTCATCGAAGCGGCACGATCGCTCGCTGAGATGGCAGGCATTCAACTTCCTGCATACTCGCCGGAAACGGAAGACGCTGCACGTGAACAGGAAGATTTGTATGCAATATGCAGGATGGGGGCACTTTTTTTCTACAATAATCTCATCAGTACAACTGAAGGCAAGTTTGCACTCGATTATTTACGTAAACGAGGATTAACAGAAGAAACAATTAAAATGTTTGGGCTTGGTTACTCGCCAAATTCATGGGACGGATTAATCCAGCACGCTGAGTCGCAAAAAATTCAGCTTGAGTATTTAGAAAAAGTAGGACTTGTAAGAAAGCGTGAAGATGGCAGTTATTATGACTACTTCAGAGGGCGCGCTATGTTTCCTGTATTTTCCACAACGGGAAGAGTTATCGGCTTTGGTGCCAGAAAAATTTATGACGACGACCAGTTAGCTAAATATATCAACTCACCCGAAACGCCTATCTACAACAAAAGCCGCGTGCTTTACGGAATTCATCAGGCAAAAGAGGCGATGCGTGAAAAAGATTTTGTAATTTTAGTAGAAGGTTATACCGACCATCTTAAAACATTTCAAGCCGGTTTTAAGAATGTTGTTGCTTCGAGTGGCACCGCTTTGACCGTCGAACAAATCCAGCTGATCGCCAGATACACAAAGAACATAACCATTGTTTACGATGCCGATTCGGCAGGATCGAAAGCTACTATGCGTGGAGTGGATTTGGTTCTTGAAAATGACCTTGATGTTAGAGTCGCAAAGTTACCAACCCCCGAAGACCCCGATTCGTATATAGAAAAATTTGGGAGAGAAAAATTTCAGAATCTGATTCAGAACTCAATATCTTTTATCGATTTTATGGCTCAGGCGTTTGAGACAGAGGGATACTTTAAAACTCCCGAAGGGCAGACGAAAGCAGTGCGAAAAATTATTCAAACAATTGCAAAGATTAAAGACTCGATAAAAAGAAATTTTTACATTCAAGATGTGGCTGAAAAATATGGTTTGTACGAATCGGTCCTTCAAAAGGAGTTGGAAAAATATATCAAAGACGACCTCCGCCGTAGCGAAACATTTACTAATATACAAGATGAAATTTCTTCACCACCGACTGAATTAGATATGGCAAACCTTTCAGAGGATTCCGGTTTTAATGGCAATCGGAATACAGAAGACGTTGATGAGGTTCCGAAATCTGAGCGCGATTTATTGCACGCCATACTCAATGGTGGGAATGATATTGCCGGTTTTGTTTTTCAATATCTGACTCCGGAACAATTTACAAATAAACATTCTTCGATGTTGGCAAACATTTTAAAAATATTGCACGAAACTAACGAGCAGATAGATGCACCATCAGTTTTCAATTATGTTTCCGGAGACACCCAAATTTCAGCAGAAGATTTAGAAAAACTAAAACATTTTATAACAGAACTGATCTTTAGTAAATATCAATTGAGCAGCCGTTGGGAAGAGGATGGGGTAGAAGTAGCTAAGGGGGATGCCCGACAGATTGCACGCGATGCAATACGAGCTATTTATAAAAATGAAATCCAGAAGCAACTTACCTACAACCAATTTCTTATGAAAGAAGCAGCTAAAAGGGGAGAAGATTTGACCCAATATTTAAATAAACATAACGAGCTTGTACAAGAGAAAAAATTTATTAAAGAAAATAAAATTATTGATCCACCTTTGCATTCCGCTTCGGATGATTAG
- a CDS encoding KamA family radical SAM protein: MELWQEMLRKSVDSSKDLIERFGFDNELAERLNKLFHIRINPYYLSLIRYPGDPIWIQCIPSEKELENDGFPEDPLAEDSHSPVPSIVHRYPDRVLFLTTSQCSMYCRFCTRKRKVGDSSKINMKFIQDGINYIAAHPEIRDVILSGGDPLMLTDFMLEKILKGLRDIPHIEIIRLGTKMPCVLPQRITPKLTKMLRKYHPIYINTHFNHPWEITPEAKKACEMLADAGIPLGNQAVLMKGVNDDSDVMLELMRKLLTMRVKPYYLYQADITKGANHFRTPVSKGLEIMDKLRGHTSGLAIPYYVIDAPGGGGKIPLLPQYVIGRAGNQVILRNYKYDIFTYPDVEEEPEPTTQVEQPYLKKKKNVKKLQPEPVEV; the protein is encoded by the coding sequence ATGGAACTTTGGCAAGAAATGCTACGAAAGAGTGTCGATAGCTCAAAAGATTTAATTGAACGTTTCGGCTTCGATAACGAATTAGCAGAACGGCTTAACAAACTCTTTCACATCCGCATAAACCCTTACTATTTAAGTTTAATCAGGTATCCGGGCGACCCGATCTGGATTCAGTGCATACCTTCGGAAAAGGAGTTGGAAAACGATGGATTTCCCGAAGATCCATTGGCTGAAGATTCGCACAGTCCTGTTCCAAGCATTGTTCACCGCTATCCCGATAGGGTGTTGTTTCTTACAACAAGTCAATGCTCGATGTATTGCCGCTTCTGCACACGGAAGCGTAAAGTAGGCGATTCATCAAAGATAAATATGAAATTTATACAAGATGGAATTAACTACATTGCGGCGCACCCTGAAATCCGCGATGTAATTCTTTCGGGCGGCGATCCCCTTATGCTGACCGATTTTATGTTAGAAAAAATTCTTAAAGGATTGAGGGATATACCTCACATCGAAATAATCCGCCTCGGTACTAAAATGCCCTGTGTGTTACCTCAACGGATTACTCCGAAGTTAACAAAGATGCTGCGCAAGTATCATCCCATTTATATCAATACACATTTCAACCATCCTTGGGAAATTACTCCCGAAGCAAAAAAAGCATGCGAGATGTTAGCCGATGCCGGCATTCCGCTCGGCAATCAGGCAGTGCTGATGAAAGGTGTCAACGACGATTCCGACGTAATGTTGGAGTTGATGCGAAAACTTTTAACTATGCGTGTTAAACCATACTATCTGTATCAAGCCGATATAACAAAGGGTGCAAATCATTTCCGCACTCCCGTAAGTAAGGGTTTGGAGATTATGGATAAACTACGCGGACATACATCGGGACTTGCAATACCATATTATGTTATTGATGCGCCCGGTGGCGGTGGAAAAATTCCGCTGTTGCCGCAGTATGTAATTGGCAGAGCCGGCAATCAGGTGATTTTACGAAATTACAAGTACGATATTTTCACTTACCCGGACGTTGAAGAAGAACCCGAACCGACTACACAGGTTGAGCAGCCATATCTGAAGAAAAAGAAAAACGTGAAGAAGTTACAACCCGAACCTGTGGAAGTATAA
- a CDS encoding GNAT family N-acetyltransferase yields MSITIRKFEQGDKEPVRNLLVHTESFTEAEVDVAIELVDLFLNNPNQKDYDLYTAAEGNKVLGYICIGPTPLTEGTYDLYWIAVSPVAQGKGVGKQLIKYAEETVKKNNGRLLVAETSSQPKYQKTCDFYVSAGYEILSRIKEYYKVGDDLLVYGKYL; encoded by the coding sequence ATGTCCATAACTATCAGAAAATTTGAACAAGGCGATAAAGAACCCGTACGCAATTTACTGGTTCATACTGAATCGTTTACAGAAGCTGAAGTCGATGTAGCAATCGAACTTGTTGATCTGTTCCTGAATAATCCTAATCAAAAAGATTACGATTTATACACAGCAGCCGAAGGGAACAAAGTTTTAGGTTACATCTGCATCGGACCTACACCGTTAACCGAAGGAACTTACGATTTATATTGGATCGCAGTTTCACCGGTTGCACAAGGTAAAGGTGTTGGAAAACAGTTGATCAAATATGCAGAAGAAACGGTGAAAAAAAATAACGGACGACTTTTGGTAGCAGAAACATCATCGCAACCGAAGTATCAAAAGACCTGCGATTTTTATGTAAGCGCCGGGTATGAAATTTTATCAAGAATAAAAGAATATTATAAAGTCGGCGACGACCTTTTAGTTTATGGAAAATATCTATAG
- a CDS encoding ATP-grasp domain-containing protein, with protein sequence MNKKIHIALIYNEPTVTTPTGRKFISETGVLYEGGEVSQTDADIMVDMSEAAVLDEMNDIKRALEVMGYRATLFNVNSDIYRLIDFLKKEKPDVIFNICESIGTESIHEMHVAGIFELLGIPYTGATAFTLGLAQNKMRVKEILSYHNLPTPKFRVIKNPDDLISEDGLSFPIIVKPSREDASVGISNDSVVYNLEDLKKRVSFVIEKFIQPALLEEYIEGREINVAVIGNSNPTALPVSEVDMSTLPDNYHKIITYNAKWMKGTDEFECTKGICPAPLPETVAKNLQSMALKAYSIIGCRDYARVDFRLTKEYKPYILEVNPNPDIAADAGFARAARTSGMTFEEMTNKIVELALERCP encoded by the coding sequence ATGAATAAAAAGATACATATTGCTTTAATTTATAACGAACCGACGGTTACAACACCCACAGGCAGGAAATTTATTTCCGAAACGGGAGTTTTATATGAAGGGGGAGAAGTTTCGCAAACCGATGCTGATATAATGGTTGATATGTCGGAAGCCGCTGTGCTTGACGAAATGAACGATATTAAACGAGCATTGGAGGTAATGGGTTACCGAGCCACTTTGTTTAATGTGAACAGCGATATTTACAGATTGATCGATTTCCTCAAAAAGGAAAAGCCGGATGTGATATTTAACATTTGTGAAAGTATCGGGACTGAGTCGATACACGAAATGCACGTTGCTGGTATTTTTGAATTGTTGGGAATCCCTTACACCGGTGCCACTGCGTTTACACTTGGCTTGGCACAGAACAAAATGCGAGTGAAGGAAATTTTAAGTTATCATAATCTGCCGACTCCGAAGTTTCGAGTGATAAAAAATCCGGACGACCTGATATCCGAAGATGGATTGTCGTTTCCGATTATAGTAAAACCATCGCGTGAAGATGCGAGTGTCGGAATTAGCAACGATTCGGTTGTCTATAATTTAGAAGATTTAAAGAAGCGCGTTAGCTTTGTAATCGAAAAATTCATCCAACCGGCATTGCTAGAAGAATATATTGAAGGACGTGAGATCAATGTTGCTGTTATTGGAAACTCCAACCCGACTGCTCTGCCTGTTTCCGAAGTGGATATGTCCACACTGCCCGATAATTATCATAAAATTATTACATACAACGCAAAGTGGATGAAAGGGACTGACGAATTCGAATGCACAAAAGGCATTTGCCCGGCACCGTTGCCTGAAACTGTTGCTAAAAATTTACAGTCGATGGCTTTGAAGGCATACAGTATTATTGGCTGCCGCGATTACGCAAGAGTTGATTTTCGTTTGACCAAAGAATACAAACCATATATATTGGAAGTAAATCCAAATCCGGATATCGCAGCCGATGCAGGTTTTGCCCGCGCGGCAAGAACATCCGGAATGACTTTCGAAGAGATGACAAATAAAATAGTTGAACTGGCGCTTGAAAGATGTCCATAA
- a CDS encoding ATP-grasp domain-containing protein: MINLPLNVALVYNQKKEDLEEEKNSEPPGQTDNLSSGKFSDTPVNTSADIYAEWDTFETIDAVRQALAEIHNVTMIEADEYAYHKLQQLKPDIVFNIAEGLSGVSREAQIPAILELLQIPYTGSDPLTLGLCLDKARTKEILTYNGIPTPSFVLISQLSELAGASVRFPSIVKPQHEGSSKGIYNASIVRNWDELVAQVKFVLETYNQSALVEQFIEGREFTVALLGNGRDVRVLPIVEIKFDSLPQNVNPIYSYEAKWIWDNSESPLDIFECPASISPALQTEIEDVCLKTYKVMRCRDWCRIDVRLDADGKPNILELNPLPGILPKPEDNSCFPKAARSAGLNYNQLMQQVLHNAAERYGLMNNKTDN, translated from the coding sequence TTGATAAATCTTCCGTTGAATGTTGCGCTCGTATATAATCAAAAGAAGGAAGACCTTGAAGAAGAAAAGAACAGCGAGCCTCCCGGACAAACAGATAATTTAAGTTCGGGAAAATTTAGTGATACACCGGTGAATACATCCGCAGATATCTATGCAGAGTGGGACACGTTTGAAACTATAGATGCAGTGCGTCAAGCTCTTGCAGAAATACACAACGTAACTATGATAGAAGCGGACGAGTATGCTTACCATAAACTTCAGCAATTAAAACCGGATATTGTTTTTAATATCGCCGAAGGATTAAGCGGTGTTTCGCGTGAAGCACAGATACCTGCCATATTAGAACTTCTCCAAATTCCTTACACCGGTTCCGACCCCTTAACTCTCGGTTTGTGCCTCGATAAAGCAAGGACTAAAGAAATTCTCACATATAATGGTATTCCTACACCTTCTTTTGTTTTAATCTCCCAACTTTCTGAATTAGCCGGCGCTTCTGTCCGTTTCCCAAGTATCGTAAAGCCACAACACGAGGGTTCGAGCAAGGGTATTTACAATGCGTCTATTGTCCGGAACTGGGACGAGTTAGTTGCACAGGTAAAATTTGTGTTAGAAACTTACAACCAATCGGCTTTGGTAGAACAATTTATCGAAGGGCGTGAATTCACAGTGGCGCTTCTCGGTAACGGACGTGATGTTCGTGTTCTTCCGATAGTCGAAATCAAATTCGATTCGCTCCCACAAAATGTAAATCCAATTTATTCTTACGAAGCAAAATGGATTTGGGATAACTCAGAATCGCCGTTAGATATATTCGAGTGTCCTGCAAGTATTTCACCTGCTCTTCAAACTGAAATCGAAGATGTTTGTTTGAAAACTTATAAAGTTATGCGATGCCGCGATTGGTGCCGCATAGATGTGCGTTTAGACGCCGATGGCAAACCTAACATTCTTGAACTGAACCCATTGCCCGGTATATTACCGAAGCCGGAAGATAATTCCTGTTTCCCCAAAGCAGCCCGTTCGGCTGGTTTGAATTACAACCAACTGATGCAACAAGTTTTGCATAATGCTGCCGAGAGGTATGGACTGATGAATAATAAAACAGATAATTAG
- the recG gene encoding ATP-dependent DNA helicase RecG — translation MKSVIKYDLNTPVQFIKGIGPKRAEAFANRGINTVHELLYYFPFDYFDLTQVSEISSLHRITDTTKRISVVGSIRAIDIAGRPPKRKCVIALGDATGTISLVFFQNANYFKSAFQVGEMLAVSGKLNFFQNRPQFVHPRIDRLEMGDEDKLKGFLHTKGIIPKYSSGEDFRNLRITDTVLRKIMKEVVDNFAEQAEEFFPESFLSRLNLLPLSVALRNIHFPETVEYKNASRYRLKFDEWFCFQLLLAYRKMKTKVQTPGISFNVKSNLARKLVDSLQFKLTKAQIKVVKEIANDMSQPKQMNRLLQGDVGSGKTVVALIAMLIAIDNGYQVAFMAPTEILAEQHYKTIAQFLRGVNVNTHLLIGGQRKKLRDDILGDVRYGRANIIVGTHALIQESVEFANLGFVVIDEQHRFGVDQRAELVRKGKESVNVHPDVLVMTATPIPRTLSLTVYGDLDVSIIDEMPKNRKQIKTLMLAEPESERLYTMIRATVRKGQQVYIIYPLIEESEKVDLKAAVESYEMFRDTIFADLKVGLIHGRISSEEKDQVMEAFKAKQLHILVSTTVIEVGIDIPNATMMVIEHSERFGLSQLHQLRGRVGRGAEQSHCVLVVPDWLARIIKRRTENIEIFDSHNSNNINELERQKILTRIQTMLVTNDGFKISEVDLKLRGPGDFFGTRQSGLPELHIANVLDDGPIITLARQEAFQLVADDPHLRNQEHQSLRKYFFEKLKTSLTYIDVG, via the coding sequence AATCAGCTCACTCCACCGCATTACCGATACCACTAAACGAATATCAGTGGTTGGCAGCATCCGTGCTATCGATATAGCAGGCAGACCTCCAAAGCGGAAATGTGTAATAGCATTAGGCGATGCTACGGGCACAATTTCACTCGTTTTCTTTCAAAATGCAAACTATTTTAAATCGGCTTTTCAAGTTGGCGAAATGTTAGCTGTTTCCGGGAAGCTTAATTTTTTCCAAAACCGTCCGCAATTTGTACATCCGCGCATCGATCGACTGGAAATGGGTGACGAAGATAAACTGAAAGGTTTTTTACACACGAAGGGTATAATACCAAAATATTCTTCGGGGGAAGATTTTAGAAACCTTCGAATTACCGATACAGTGCTTCGTAAAATTATGAAAGAGGTTGTCGATAATTTTGCAGAACAAGCGGAAGAATTTTTCCCCGAAAGCTTTTTGAGTCGTTTAAACCTGCTTCCGCTTTCTGTCGCTTTGCGGAATATTCACTTTCCCGAAACAGTCGAATATAAAAATGCTTCCCGTTATCGCTTGAAATTTGATGAATGGTTTTGCTTCCAGCTTTTACTTGCCTACCGGAAAATGAAAACCAAAGTTCAAACTCCCGGAATTTCGTTTAATGTGAAAAGTAATTTAGCCCGTAAGTTAGTCGATTCGCTCCAGTTTAAACTCACGAAAGCCCAAATAAAAGTAGTAAAAGAAATTGCCAACGATATGAGTCAGCCGAAGCAGATGAACCGCTTGCTTCAAGGCGATGTTGGCAGCGGCAAAACGGTTGTGGCTTTGATTGCGATGCTGATAGCAATAGATAACGGATATCAGGTTGCATTTATGGCGCCTACCGAAATTTTAGCCGAACAGCACTATAAAACAATCGCCCAGTTTTTAAGAGGGGTGAATGTAAACACTCATTTGTTAATCGGCGGGCAGCGGAAAAAGTTAAGAGATGATATTTTAGGAGACGTCAGATACGGAAGAGCTAACATAATTGTAGGAACTCACGCTTTGATACAGGAAAGTGTTGAGTTTGCTAACTTAGGTTTTGTTGTTATCGACGAGCAGCACCGCTTTGGTGTTGACCAAAGAGCGGAGCTTGTGCGGAAAGGGAAGGAGAGCGTTAATGTTCATCCTGATGTTTTGGTAATGACAGCCACGCCGATACCGAGAACACTCTCGCTGACAGTTTACGGCGATTTGGATGTTTCAATTATCGATGAGATGCCGAAGAACAGGAAACAGATAAAGACACTGATGTTAGCTGAACCGGAAAGCGAACGGTTATACACGATGATTCGAGCGACAGTCCGGAAGGGACAACAAGTATATATAATTTATCCGTTGATTGAAGAATCGGAGAAGGTTGACTTGAAGGCAGCGGTGGAGAGTTATGAAATGTTCCGCGATACGATATTCGCCGACCTGAAGGTGGGATTGATACACGGCAGGATATCGTCAGAGGAAAAAGATCAGGTCATGGAAGCTTTCAAAGCAAAGCAACTTCACATTCTCGTCTCAACAACAGTAATTGAAGTCGGTATCGATATACCGAACGCAACAATGATGGTGATCGAACATTCGGAAAGGTTCGGACTTTCTCAATTGCATCAGTTACGCGGCAGAGTCGGGCGAGGCGCTGAACAATCGCATTGTGTTTTAGTCGTTCCCGATTGGTTAGCTCGAATTATAAAACGGCGAACAGAAAATATCGAAATATTCGATTCCCATAACTCTAATAATATCAATGAATTAGAGAGACAAAAAATTTTAACCCGCATCCAAACAATGCTTGTAACTAATGATGGATTTAAAATTTCAGAAGTAGATTTGAAGCTTCGAGGTCCGGGCGATTTCTTCGGCACACGACAAAGCGGTTTGCCTGAACTTCATATCGCTAACGTCCTCGACGACGGACCCATCATAACATTAGCTCGACAAGAAGCTTTTCAACTCGTTGCAGACGACCCACACCTTCGTAATCAAGAACATCAATCACTCCGAAAATATTTTTTCGAAAAGTTAAAAACATCTCTCACCTATATCGATGTCGGTTGA